GCCATCGAGCTTGAGGCCGCCCAGCAGCGCCCGGCGGAAGGTCACCCGCTGGCCCTTGGAGCCCGAGAGGTCGGCATTGTTGAGGGTGGCGCGGTAGAAGATGGTCTCGAAGGTATTGGTGTTGGTGAGGTTGGCCTTACTCAGGTTCGCCTGGGTGAAATCGGTGCGGGTCAGGTTGGCCCCGGTCAGCACGGCCCCGGTGAGGTCCGTGGTGTAAAAGTTGACGCCCGAGAGGTTGGCATCGGTGAGATCGACCCCTGCCAGCTTGCGGCGGCTGAGGTTGACATCGGTCAGGTCGCATTTCTGGCAGGCCTCGGTCTTGCCGGCGAGGAAATCCTCGCGGGTATCGGCAAAAGCGGCAGTGGGCAGAAGCGCCAGGACGACGAGGGCGAGCGCCAGCTTCATTGCGCCGCCTCCTCGGCCGAGACCGGCAGGGTGGCGTCGAACACTTCCCAGCGAGTCATGCTCTCGAACTGGCCGGGCATGAACATGCCCTGCATATCGACGCCCGTCTGCCCGGGACGACGGTAGACGTGCGCTTCCACGCGCACGCGCTTGCCGTCGATTTCCTTGCGGCAGACTTCGTTGACATACATGTCGCCCACCGGGGTGATGCCGCCGGTGGCCGGGCGCTTGAAGCAATCCCAGTCGTTGTTGCCGTAGAGGGCGTAGACGCGGAAGCGCAGCAGGTAGGCGCGGCCGCGATCCTCCAGTTCGGCGCGGGCATCGGTCACGGCGCGGAAGGCGCGCACGATGCCCTCGTCGTCAAAAAGCAGCGAGAGCACGACCGGGAAGTTGGCGATGCGCGTGCCGCCGAACTGCTGGATCCAGAGTTCCTCGTTGTACTCGTCGCGGAACATCTGGGAGAGGCGCTCGGTGCGGGTGCCGAACTCCACATAGACTTCGTGAAGGCCGTTGGCTTCCGGCTTGCACTTGGCAAAGTCCACCCAGCCGGTCAGCGGCTCGAGCGGGGGCCCACCATTGGAGCCACAGGCGAAGCCCTCATAGCCTTCGGTGGTCACGTCGGCAGCCTTCTGGCCGAGGCCCAGGGTGCGGAATTCAGGTTTGAACTCGACTGCACTCGCGGCGGCCGGCAAGGCGATTGCCGCCATAAAGGCAAATCCGATATTGCACATAAGTCGGCTTGGCCGAGCCGTCAGATTGTGCAGGGTTGAAGCCATGCACGACATCACGTCAAATCGTTTCACAGCCAACTCCTAAGGAAGACTACGATGAAATTGCGAACAGTTGCGGCGGGACTGACATTTGGCCTGATCGCCGGCATGGGCGCAAGTGCACCCGCCATGGCACAGCCCTTCGCCAGCGAGCCGCTGTTCGAGGAAACCGGTACGGCAACCGTGGTGGATGGGGACCATCTCGCCATCAACGGTCGCACAATCGGGCTTTGGGGAATCGACGCGCCGCTGCCGATCCAGCCGTGCATCAAGGACGGCAAGGAATTCGCCTGCGGGCGCGACGCCAAGGACAACCTGGAAAAGCTCGTGGCCAACCAGACCGTGGTCTGCAAGGAAGTCCGTGACACTGAAAACCTGCGCCGCCGCATGCTGCGCTGGGCGCGCTGCACCGTCGGTGATCTGGATCTGTCTGCCGAGCAGGCCCGACTAGGGATGGCCATTGCTCTTTCCGATCAATCGCAAGACTACGTCGCCCAGGAGGCGGAGGCCAAGGCTGCCAAGGTTGGTATCTGGTCAGCCGACGAATTCGAGAACCCGTCGGATTGGGAGTTCCGCATGAAGACCCAGTAACGGCGTCTTCTCAATTCTGGAAACCATAAAGCGGCCGGGTTTCCCCGGCCGCTCTTTTTTGTTCAATTCCAGCTTACTTCAGCGAGAACACGTAGAGGGCATCAGCCGGCACGAAGAACTCGGACTGCGGAGCAAGCTTCTTGTCCGCGGCAGCGGCGGCAGCACCGGCGAGAACCGCGATGTACTGCTTGCCATCAACCGAGTAGCTCATCGGCGGGCCACCAAGGGCGGTGCCGACGTTGTACGACCAGACTTCCTCGAGGCTGTTGGCGTCATAGGCATAGATGTTGCCGTTGGTGGACGAACCCCAGACGAGGTCGCCGCCGGTGGCGAGCATGCCGTTCAGACGACGCGGCATCAGGACCTTGGCCTTGGTTTCGCCGGTCAGCGGATCGATAGCCTTGACCGAACCACCGTTGAAGACGTCCGGCAGCTTGGTGCCTTCCGGAGCCGGCAGACGGCCGTTCCACTCACGCTGGGCCTTGACCACGTCGTATTCACCGCCCGTGATCGTCGGATTGGGAGCAGCTTCGGGCACATAAGCCGAGCAGCCTTCAGCCGAGGTCACGTAGAGCATCTTGGTGTTCGGGCTATAGGCAGCAGGCTGCCAGTTCTTGCCACCGCCAAGGGTCGGGCAGTAGATGCCGGGGGTGCCTTCACGCGAACCAACGGTACCAGCAACGTACTTCTGGAGCTGGGCCTTGGGATCGTATTCGAGCGGCTTGCCGGTCTTCGGGTCGATACCGGTGGTCCAGGTCAGGTCTTCCACATACTGCTTGGCGTAGGTCATGGCGCCATCGTTACGGTTGAAACCGTACATGAAGCCATTACGGGCAGCGCGGACGACCATCTTGGACGGCTTGCCATCGACGGTCACGTCGAGGAGCTGGTTGTCGCCGATTTCGTCGTAGTCGTAGGGATCGTTCGGGGTGAACTGGAAGTGCCACTTGATGGCGCCGTCCTTGGCGTCGAGCGCGAGAAGGCTCGAAGCGTAGAGGTTGTCACCCGGGCGGTATTCGGCGTCGATCTGCGGAGCCGGGTTACCCGTACCCCAATAGGTCATGCCGGAATCCGGATCATAGGAACCGGTCTGCCAGATGGAAGCGCCGCCGGTTTCCCAGGCGTTGCCCTGCCAGGTCTCGTTGCCGGGCTCGCCCGGGCCAGGAACGGTGAACGTACGCCAAGCGGGTTCGCCGGTCTTGAGGTCCATGGCTTCGAGCCAGCCGCGGATACCGTATTCACCGCCGGCCGGGCCGTAGATGGCCGTGTCGCCGACGACGAGCGGAGCACCGGTGAAGCTTTCGGCGCGGGCCTTGTCAGCCTGCTGCTTTTCCCAGTTGAGTTCGCCCGTGTCCTTGTTGATCGACATGACGCGGCCGTCCATGGTCAGGGCGATCACGTCGTCGTTCCAGAGGCCGATACCGCGGTTTTCAGCGCCGCAGCAGGTGGCGTCCGAAATCCACTGGCGGTCGACTTCAGGATCGTACTTCCATACGACCTTGCCGGTCTTGCCGTCGCGAACGTCGATCTTGTACACCACCGACCAACCGGTCTGGACGTACATGAAGCCATCTTCCACCAGCGGAGTGCCTTCGTTGCGGGCGCTGGCATAGCGGCCGCCGCGCGAGGCGTTGTCCAGGATGGTGGCGAACGACAGACCGAGGTCCTTGACCGTATCCTTGTTGATCTGGTCAAGCGGGCTGAAACGGTG
The sequence above is a segment of the Paradevosia shaoguanensis genome. Coding sequences within it:
- a CDS encoding pentapeptide repeat-containing protein yields the protein MKLALALVVLALLPTAAFADTREDFLAGKTEACQKCDLTDVNLSRRKLAGVDLTDANLSGVNFYTTDLTGAVLTGANLTRTDFTQANLSKANLTNTNTFETIFYRATLNNADLSGSKGQRVTFRRALLGGLKLDGSVLPFSQFEDARIAGASAHGADLRGSTFSGVKMQRFDLSDGNAEGADFTDAVLSKGNFAKTVLKGSDLLRADLSGADLTGADLSGTRLLAAILKDAKTEDAKFDGALMPDGNWHN
- a CDS encoding thermonuclease family protein: MKLRTVAAGLTFGLIAGMGASAPAMAQPFASEPLFEETGTATVVDGDHLAINGRTIGLWGIDAPLPIQPCIKDGKEFACGRDAKDNLEKLVANQTVVCKEVRDTENLRRRMLRWARCTVGDLDLSAEQARLGMAIALSDQSQDYVAQEAEAKAAKVGIWSADEFENPSDWEFRMKTQ
- a CDS encoding pyrroloquinoline quinone-dependent dehydrogenase, encoding MLKRNLFLTGLATASVLAMSAAAGAAGTTSERLLGAGSEAENANWLMVHRTYDSHRFSPLDQINKDTVKDLGLSFATILDNASRGGRYASARNEGTPLVEDGFMYVQTGWSVVYKIDVRDGKTGKVVWKYDPEVDRQWISDATCCGAENRGIGLWNDDVIALTMDGRVMSINKDTGELNWEKQQADKARAESFTGAPLVVGDTAIYGPAGGEYGIRGWLEAMDLKTGEPAWRTFTVPGPGEPGNETWQGNAWETGGASIWQTGSYDPDSGMTYWGTGNPAPQIDAEYRPGDNLYASSLLALDAKDGAIKWHFQFTPNDPYDYDEIGDNQLLDVTVDGKPSKMVVRAARNGFMYGFNRNDGAMTYAKQYVEDLTWTTGIDPKTGKPLEYDPKAQLQKYVAGTVGSREGTPGIYCPTLGGGKNWQPAAYSPNTKMLYVTSAEGCSAYVPEAAPNPTITGGEYDVVKAQREWNGRLPAPEGTKLPDVFNGGSVKAIDPLTGETKAKVLMPRRLNGMLATGGDLVWGSSTNGNIYAYDANSLEEVWSYNVGTALGGPPMSYSVDGKQYIAVLAGAAAAAADKKLAPQSEFFVPADALYVFSLK